The Methanothrix soehngenii GP6 genome has a window encoding:
- a CDS encoding V-type ATP synthase subunit F: MEIAFVGGSESVLGFNLAGVKKSYAANTEDEMVSKIGDVMADSSVGILVLKQSDYNKLPKRLQEQLSESIKPTMITIGTEQSTEMREKIKRAIGVDLWK, from the coding sequence ATGGAGATTGCTTTTGTAGGTGGAAGCGAGAGTGTCCTCGGGTTCAATCTGGCAGGAGTCAAGAAGTCATATGCTGCCAACACGGAAGATGAGATGGTCTCAAAGATTGGCGATGTCATGGCCGATTCCAGTGTTGGAATTCTGGTGTTGAAGCAATCGGATTATAATAAGCTGCCCAAGAGGCTTCAGGAGCAGTTATCCGAGTCTATCAAGCCTACCATGATTACCATCGGAACCGAGCAGAGCACAGAGATGAGAGAGAAGATTAAAAGGGCAATAGGTGTTGATTTATGGAAGTAG
- a CDS encoding V-type ATP synthase subunit C, with protein sequence MPVLRLPKFGLPVKYAYITGRVRAMKTKLIPAEMYPRMMNMEMSEIARYLEETQYKEEIDALAKDYSGVDLIEHATFDNMAKTFRKLAEVSIDEPSFLILEYLRRWDVWNIKTLLRGKFSGASDTEIMKYLVPAGELSPEHLEELAKKDSIQDIISAFDGTDYASALAQYDGKNLASLENALDKLYYFRMERAVGGTLSVGGGLLLKYVRREIDIKNLITLFRMNKAGIDAAVIQENLIPGGKLHDELSRMAGQPFGEFLRGLEGYPFWSSISDIATSDLDAVSRVEARLKAYLIRYAWALSNYHPLSILPVLGYMVSKETEVSNIRKIVRGKEAGLPSELIEEQVVVA encoded by the coding sequence ATGCCTGTACTACGTTTGCCGAAGTTCGGTTTACCGGTGAAGTACGCTTACATCACGGGCAGAGTCAGAGCGATGAAGACCAAGCTCATTCCTGCGGAGATGTATCCCCGCATGATGAACATGGAGATGTCAGAGATCGCACGATACCTGGAAGAGACCCAGTACAAAGAGGAAATCGACGCGCTCGCCAAGGATTACTCCGGAGTGGATCTGATAGAACACGCCACATTCGACAATATGGCGAAGACCTTCAGGAAGCTGGCGGAAGTCTCCATAGACGAGCCATCATTCCTGATTCTGGAGTATCTGAGGCGCTGGGATGTCTGGAACATCAAGACACTCCTGCGAGGAAAGTTCTCGGGAGCCTCCGACACAGAGATCATGAAATATCTCGTGCCTGCGGGCGAGCTATCCCCAGAGCACCTCGAGGAGCTGGCGAAGAAGGATAGCATTCAGGATATCATCTCCGCCTTTGATGGCACCGATTATGCCAGCGCTCTGGCACAATACGATGGCAAGAATCTTGCATCTCTGGAGAATGCACTGGACAAGCTCTATTACTTCAGGATGGAACGCGCTGTAGGCGGCACATTATCGGTAGGAGGAGGACTGCTGCTCAAATACGTTCGCAGGGAGATAGATATCAAGAATCTGATCACTCTCTTCCGGATGAACAAAGCAGGCATCGATGCAGCCGTAATACAGGAGAACCTTATTCCTGGAGGAAAGCTGCACGATGAGCTGTCCCGCATGGCAGGTCAGCCTTTTGGCGAGTTTCTGCGCGGATTGGAGGGATACCCCTTCTGGTCGTCAATATCCGATATCGCAACATCAGATCTTGACGCCGTTAGCAGAGTCGAAGCCAGGTTAAAGGCTTATCTCATACGGTATGCATGGGCTCTTTCCAATTATCATCCGCTATCCATCCTGCCGGTGCTCGGATATATGGTGAGCAAAGAGACAGAGGTTTCCAACATCAGAAAGATCGTTAGGGGCAAGGAAGCTGGACTCCCCTCTGAACTCATAGAGGAACAAGTGGTGGTGGCCTAA
- a CDS encoding V-type ATP synthase subunit E — MALDAVVESVLATSKDKVAQITSEADLEAARILNEARERAAEIKSRKESEVGHAIEAIERREISSANLEVKRSELNVHKDLLEKARTKLLEKISNLPKKDNEAMLKKMLEPYDLKDMKVYSNKRDEAFLSSLAPNYGGNLDIIGGVVVESGDGALRYDLSYETLAREVFNNRMKEVSKVLFG, encoded by the coding sequence ATGGCACTAGATGCAGTGGTTGAGTCGGTTCTGGCAACCAGTAAGGACAAGGTCGCTCAGATAACGAGCGAAGCGGACCTTGAGGCTGCAAGAATACTCAATGAAGCTAGGGAACGTGCCGCTGAAATCAAATCCAGGAAGGAGTCTGAGGTCGGACACGCCATAGAGGCTATCGAGCGCAGGGAGATCTCCAGCGCCAATCTCGAGGTTAAGAGATCGGAGCTTAATGTTCACAAGGATCTCCTGGAGAAAGCAAGGACGAAGCTCCTTGAGAAGATATCCAATCTTCCCAAGAAGGATAATGAGGCCATGCTTAAGAAGATGCTCGAGCCATACGATCTCAAGGATATGAAGGTCTACTCCAACAAGCGAGATGAGGCCTTCCTATCCTCTCTCGCCCCCAATTACGGCGGGAACCTGGATATCATCGGCGGCGTTGTGGTTGAGAGCGGTGATGGAGCTCTACGTTACGATTTGTCATATGAAACTCTTGCGCGTGAGGTCTTTAATAACCGCATGAAAGAGGTTTCCAAGGTACTATTCGGGTGA
- a CDS encoding ATP synthase C subunit, lipid-binding protein — MVVVADAGILYGLIAVGAGLATGLAGIGAGVGEQGIGAAVVGVVAEEPGFLGKGLFLMLLPETLIIFGLAVSLILMFAWTPFSAIVTP; from the coding sequence ATGGTAGTTGTAGCAGATGCGGGAATACTGTATGGATTGATAGCTGTCGGCGCTGGCCTCGCTACTGGATTAGCAGGCATCGGTGCAGGTGTTGGTGAGCAGGGTATCGGAGCGGCTGTGGTTGGTGTAGTGGCTGAGGAGCCTGGATTCCTGGGTAAGGGTCTTTTCCTCATGCTTCTGCCTGAGACCCTGATCATCTTCGGCCTCGCTGTATCGCTGATCCTGATGTTCGCCTGGACGCCCTTCTCTGCAATAGTGACACCCTGA